Within the Miscanthus floridulus cultivar M001 chromosome 17, ASM1932011v1, whole genome shotgun sequence genome, the region GGCGTTTCGGTTCAATTCCCGAGCCGACCTCGCTGGCTCGCTCACTGCGTGTGCCGGCCGCGCATGCCTCTGCGCTGCTGTGTGATGGGCAGGGAGAGGGGGCAGGaggagcggcagcagcagcagcagcagcagcagcgcgcggCGGTGCCGAGGCGCGGGCGCTGGTTAGACGGGGAGCAGCAGCCGCCCGCGGCGTCGTCGGCGGTGGCGGGGCGGGCGGGGTGGAGGTGCCGgtcgtgcgcggcggcggcgatcgCGGACTGCGTCGCGCTGGGGTGCTGCCCGTGCGCGGTCGTCGCGCTGCTGGGGCTGGCGCTCGTCAGGGCGCCGCTCGCCGTGGGCCGCCGCCTCCGGAGGCGCAGGCTGTCCCTGCTGCGCAGGAAGCGGGTGCGCGACGTCGCGTCCTCCTCCGCGTCGGCCAAGGGCGCCAAGGCGGCGGGCGCCGCACCCGGCGCGGGCAGCGGGACGCTGCTGGACGCGGCCGACGACCACGCCACCGTCGCCGCGGCAGCCGCGCCGGtacatcagcagcagcagcaggccgagGCGGAGGAGCTGGCGTGGCTGGACGAGATGTACCGGGTCGGCCACTGGGGCTTCGGCCGCGTCTCCTTCTCGGGGTCGGCGGGGAAAACCCCGTGACCACCGGCGTGAGGGGAGCCAGCC harbors:
- the LOC136519064 gene encoding uncharacterized protein; amino-acid sequence: MPLRCCVMGRERGQEERQQQQQQQQRAAVPRRGRWLDGEQQPPAASSAVAGRAGWRCRSCAAAAIADCVALGCCPCAVVALLGLALVRAPLAVGRRLRRRRLSLLRRKRVRDVASSSASAKGAKAAGAAPGAGSGTLLDAADDHATVAAAAAPVHQQQQQAEAEELAWLDEMYRVGHWGFGRVSFSGSAGKTP